From Curtobacterium sp. SGAir0471, the proteins below share one genomic window:
- a CDS encoding exopolysaccharide production protein — MTDHGVSRRALARRYLSAWIGFSAGGRFSQALATAILLFAFGEPAVHAMVGAAGTWAALVTLVVLAGLSLLGQRYRIEWHGVLPLSLLAFVGFCALSVVWSEYSWYALRGVVETLCFVGLGLYLALGRDLVQVIRAAGDAFRILLVVALGLEVLSGLVLDVPIPAFGIQGNIAYGGPIQGIGGNRNFMGFVAATALVTFVVEFLTRSVTTWRAVASTALAVIALMLVQSPITGIAMIALAVTALAIWALRHAAPTTRPVVNTVLGGAVLGMLVLAVLFRHRVLAEIGAAGGTATRLGLWAQIRLLGEQDPMQGRGWVGTWPTEDVFPFTTLVDPSGVRFTSGLSAFVDAYLQVGLAGALLVAVAGGLAFARAWVTATTFPGVAYVWPAAVLVLLAVTSTAESYLLHGAGLMLFATVIVVAARRRSWRRHLPRDQA; from the coding sequence GTGACGGACCACGGGGTGAGCAGGCGGGCGCTCGCTCGGCGCTACCTGTCGGCCTGGATCGGCTTCTCGGCGGGAGGTCGGTTCAGCCAGGCCCTCGCGACGGCGATCCTGCTCTTCGCCTTCGGCGAGCCCGCCGTCCACGCGATGGTCGGTGCGGCCGGCACCTGGGCCGCACTCGTCACCCTCGTGGTCCTCGCCGGCCTGAGCCTGCTCGGGCAGCGCTACCGGATCGAGTGGCACGGGGTCCTGCCCCTCTCGCTGCTCGCCTTCGTCGGCTTCTGCGCGCTCAGCGTGGTGTGGAGCGAGTACTCCTGGTACGCGCTCCGCGGCGTGGTCGAGACGCTCTGCTTCGTGGGACTCGGGCTCTACCTGGCGCTCGGCCGCGACCTCGTGCAGGTCATCCGCGCGGCCGGGGACGCCTTCCGCATCCTGCTCGTCGTGGCGCTCGGGCTCGAGGTGCTCTCCGGGCTGGTGCTCGACGTGCCGATCCCGGCGTTCGGCATCCAGGGGAACATCGCCTACGGCGGACCCATCCAGGGGATCGGCGGCAACCGCAACTTCATGGGCTTCGTGGCCGCGACCGCCCTCGTCACGTTCGTGGTCGAGTTCCTCACCCGCTCGGTGACGACCTGGCGCGCCGTCGCCTCCACCGCGCTCGCGGTGATCGCGCTCATGCTCGTGCAGTCCCCCATCACCGGGATCGCGATGATCGCGCTGGCCGTGACCGCGCTGGCGATCTGGGCGCTCCGGCACGCGGCACCCACGACGCGGCCCGTCGTCAACACCGTGCTCGGCGGCGCCGTCCTGGGCATGCTCGTGCTCGCCGTGCTGTTCCGGCACCGGGTGCTCGCCGAGATCGGCGCCGCCGGCGGGACCGCGACGCGACTGGGGCTCTGGGCGCAGATCCGGCTGCTCGGCGAACAGGACCCGATGCAGGGCCGCGGCTGGGTCGGCACCTGGCCGACCGAGGACGTCTTCCCCTTCACCACCCTCGTCGACCCGTCCGGGGTGCGGTTCACCTCCGGCCTCTCCGCCTTCGTCGACGCGTACCTGCAGGTCGGGCTCGCGGGCGCGCTCCTCGTCGCGGTCGCGGGCGGGCTGGCGTTCGCCCGCGCCTGGGTGACCGCGACGACCTTCCCCGGTGTCGCCTACGTCTGGCCGGCCGCGGTGCTCGTGCTCCTCGCGGTCACGAGCACCGCGGAGAGCTACCTGCTGCACGGTGCGGGCCTGATGCTCTTCGCGACCGTGATCGTCGTCGCGGCCCGACGGCGGTCGTGGCGACGGCACCTGCCGCGCGACCAGGCCTGA